Proteins encoded together in one Chitinophaga lutea window:
- a CDS encoding NmrA family NAD(P)-binding protein: MSQTILVLGATGIAGRELVKLLTAENVTVKAATRTPEKYAVKGATAVRLVQEDASTFAPALNGVDKVFLSALPLDVDAPAKLIPFIDVAQKAGVKKIVFLSAIGAELDENFPLRKIERAVQASGIAYNIVRPNFFMENFSEGPFSGAVKAQGQIIAPAEDAKVSMISTEDIAAVSARLLLDDTLSGKELALTGPAAITHEEAAQTITALGGKPVQYIAVSENDLINAMTSHGAPESAANYLAGLFRNVRAGHAAVVNNHVEAFAGRPARSFEYFAQANRQHFQ; the protein is encoded by the coding sequence ATGTCACAAACCATCCTGGTGCTCGGCGCCACCGGCATTGCCGGCAGAGAACTCGTCAAACTGCTGACCGCTGAAAACGTAACCGTAAAAGCCGCCACGCGGACGCCTGAAAAATATGCGGTGAAGGGCGCCACCGCGGTGCGCCTTGTGCAGGAAGACGCGTCTACCTTCGCTCCCGCGCTGAACGGCGTGGACAAGGTATTCCTCTCCGCCCTTCCGCTCGACGTGGACGCCCCTGCCAAACTGATCCCGTTTATCGATGTCGCCCAAAAAGCCGGCGTTAAAAAAATCGTGTTCCTCTCCGCTATCGGCGCGGAGCTCGACGAAAACTTCCCGCTCCGCAAAATCGAAAGGGCGGTGCAGGCATCCGGCATTGCGTATAACATCGTTCGCCCGAACTTCTTTATGGAGAACTTTTCCGAAGGGCCTTTCAGCGGCGCGGTGAAGGCGCAGGGGCAGATCATCGCCCCGGCGGAAGATGCAAAGGTGAGCATGATCTCTACGGAAGATATCGCCGCCGTGTCTGCCAGGCTGCTGCTCGACGATACCCTCAGCGGTAAGGAACTGGCACTGACCGGTCCCGCAGCGATCACGCATGAAGAAGCGGCCCAAACCATCACTGCGCTGGGCGGAAAGCCGGTGCAATACATCGCCGTTTCAGAAAACGACCTGATCAACGCGATGACCAGCCATGGTGCGCCGGAAAGCGCGGCGAATTACCTCGCGGGGCTGTTCCGCAACGTGAGAGCGGGGCACGCCGCTGTGGTGAATAATCATGTTGAAGCGTTTGCCGGCAGGCCGGCCCGCAGCTTCGAATATTTCGCCCAAGCGAACAGGCAGCATTTTCAATAA
- a CDS encoding helix-turn-helix domain-containing protein: MPVTIKNDLKQVLYHYEEHHTEEQFTAPQLVETDHHIDLSCGSGKFREMHFDGFIMGYGTMEIKQRLHVEANEKFSLIGMHFMLQGEITSHLKGVADNVVTSNFEHNIVYNPDSQEYMQLEKQSDMKVFGLSFCTDRFVELAANNGPILDKYAERVVNKLPVYLKRGYRITPKMMQVIEEVNHCHFTGGLKKLFLQSKAIELLALQCEQIEQETRRSQDAGKVTRSDEERIVHARDLLLANAQEPLSLSELARKAGINEFKLKSGFKKVFDNTVFGYLSDYRLEQGRQMVREGRMSFTEIAGELGYSSLQHFSNAFRKKFGISPSEIKKAL; this comes from the coding sequence ATGCCGGTTACCATCAAGAACGATCTGAAGCAGGTGCTCTACCATTATGAGGAACATCACACCGAGGAACAATTCACCGCTCCTCAGTTGGTGGAAACGGACCATCATATAGACCTGTCCTGCGGCAGCGGCAAGTTCCGTGAAATGCATTTCGACGGGTTCATCATGGGGTACGGCACCATGGAGATCAAACAGCGGCTGCATGTGGAAGCCAACGAAAAATTCAGCCTGATCGGCATGCACTTCATGCTGCAGGGCGAAATCACCTCCCATCTGAAAGGTGTGGCGGACAATGTGGTCACCTCCAACTTCGAGCATAATATCGTCTATAACCCAGACTCCCAGGAGTATATGCAGCTGGAGAAACAGTCGGACATGAAAGTGTTCGGGCTGAGCTTCTGCACGGACAGGTTCGTGGAACTGGCGGCCAACAATGGGCCCATACTCGATAAGTACGCCGAGCGCGTCGTCAATAAACTGCCGGTGTACCTGAAGCGCGGGTACCGCATCACACCGAAAATGATGCAGGTGATCGAGGAAGTCAACCATTGTCATTTCACCGGCGGGTTGAAGAAACTGTTCCTGCAATCCAAAGCGATCGAGTTGCTGGCGCTGCAATGCGAGCAGATCGAGCAGGAAACCCGCCGCAGCCAGGACGCAGGAAAGGTAACGAGGTCGGATGAAGAAAGGATCGTCCATGCGCGCGACCTGCTGCTAGCCAATGCCCAGGAACCGCTGTCGCTCAGCGAACTGGCGCGTAAGGCGGGCATCAATGAATTCAAGCTGAAGAGCGGTTTCAAGAAAGTATTCGATAATACGGTGTTCGGTTACCTGAGCGATTACCGGCTCGAACAGGGCCGCCAGATGGTGCGGGAGGGGAGGATGTCGTTCACCGAAATCGCCGGCGAGCTGGGATATTCGTCGTTACAGCATTTCAGCAATGCGTTCAGGAAGAAGTTCGGGATTAGCCCGAGCGAGATCAAAAAGGCGTTGTAA
- a CDS encoding TonB-dependent receptor: protein MKTTTKALICACLLLLSTLGAMAQQQQRFTVSGYVKDEQSGESLIGISIGKPGTTVGTVTNEYGFYSLTLPAGTHELQYSYMGYAPTRMTIDLRSNKRIDIKLAASDTKLNEVVVTGKHQEKNINTLSTSLNKLDIAEIKKLPTLMGEVDVLRTIQTLPGVNTVGEGAASFNVRGGNGDENLILLDEAPVYNSTHMLGFFSVFNPDAVKNINLLKGGFPAEYGGRTASVLDIRMKDGNNQRFGVTGGIGNIFSRLAVEGPLKKDKASFIVAARRSYMDVIMKPFLKGDMKDTKLYFYDLTAKVNFNLNKNNSLFVSTYLGRDVFGFGNQANLNWGNNTASIRWNHIFNDRLFMNLSTYYTKYDYSLEFKSKPEEEVKQRFKWTSNIINYGVKPAFTYYLNASNTLHFGLQGTYYTFKPGTGTTQEDDRHAAITVKDKHAIEGGAYLDHEWKAGDKFGVQYGVRLSGFQFRGKSTAYYYADTTPGIRKRLVSAQEFAAGKNIADYYFLEPRLSAKYSLNSTSAIKVAYSRSAQYMHQLSNTASPTPVDIWTPVTNNVKPQLTDQVTAGYFYSAPDGQFEISGEVFYKTMKDQLDYIDNADLDLNELIEADLLAAKGRAYGLELYAKKDVGKTTGWVSYTLSRSERQTPGISLNEWFLNRYDRTHNVNIVVSHEFSKRASLGANWVFASGTPATFADSRLEYQGWDIPYNTTEKRNNYRLKPFHRLDLSFTYKGKQTKRWKGEWVFSLYNVYARRNAYTVYFRQNQDDSSKKEAVRLSIIGSIIPGITYNFKF from the coding sequence ATGAAAACAACAACAAAAGCGCTTATTTGCGCCTGCCTGTTGCTGCTGAGCACCCTGGGTGCCATGGCGCAGCAACAGCAGCGGTTCACCGTAAGCGGCTATGTTAAAGACGAACAATCCGGGGAATCCCTGATTGGCATTTCCATCGGCAAACCCGGCACCACGGTCGGCACCGTGACCAACGAATACGGATTTTATTCCCTCACCCTCCCCGCCGGCACCCACGAGCTGCAGTATTCCTACATGGGATATGCGCCTACGAGGATGACGATAGACCTCCGCAGCAACAAGCGGATCGACATCAAACTGGCCGCTTCCGACACCAAACTGAACGAAGTGGTGGTAACCGGCAAACACCAGGAAAAGAATATCAACACCCTCAGCACCAGCCTCAACAAGCTCGATATCGCCGAGATCAAAAAGCTGCCTACCCTCATGGGTGAGGTGGACGTGCTGCGCACCATCCAGACGCTGCCCGGTGTGAACACCGTGGGCGAAGGGGCCGCCAGCTTCAACGTACGGGGCGGTAACGGCGACGAGAACCTCATTCTGCTCGATGAGGCGCCGGTATACAACTCCACCCACATGCTCGGTTTCTTTTCCGTATTCAACCCCGACGCGGTAAAGAACATCAACCTGCTCAAAGGCGGCTTCCCCGCTGAATACGGCGGCAGAACCGCTTCCGTGCTCGACATCCGGATGAAAGACGGTAACAACCAGCGTTTCGGCGTTACCGGCGGCATCGGCAACATCTTCAGCCGCCTCGCCGTGGAAGGGCCGCTGAAAAAAGACAAAGCTTCCTTCATCGTGGCCGCCCGCCGCTCGTATATGGACGTGATCATGAAACCTTTCCTGAAAGGCGATATGAAAGACACGAAGCTCTACTTCTACGACCTGACCGCGAAAGTGAACTTCAACCTCAACAAAAACAACAGCCTCTTCGTGAGCACCTACCTGGGCCGCGACGTGTTCGGCTTCGGCAACCAGGCCAACCTGAACTGGGGTAACAATACCGCGTCCATCCGCTGGAACCACATCTTCAACGACCGCCTGTTCATGAACCTCTCCACGTATTACACCAAATACGACTACAGCCTGGAGTTCAAAAGCAAACCCGAAGAAGAGGTGAAACAGCGGTTCAAGTGGACGTCCAACATCATCAACTACGGCGTTAAACCGGCGTTCACCTATTACCTGAACGCCAGCAACACCCTGCACTTCGGCCTCCAGGGCACCTATTACACCTTCAAGCCCGGTACCGGCACCACGCAGGAAGACGACCGGCATGCGGCGATCACGGTGAAAGACAAACATGCGATCGAAGGCGGCGCTTACCTCGATCATGAGTGGAAAGCCGGCGACAAATTCGGTGTGCAATACGGCGTACGCCTGTCCGGCTTCCAGTTCCGCGGCAAAAGCACGGCGTATTATTATGCAGACACCACGCCCGGCATCCGCAAGCGTCTCGTTTCCGCGCAGGAGTTCGCGGCCGGTAAAAACATCGCCGATTATTATTTCCTGGAGCCCCGCCTCTCCGCCAAATATTCGCTCAACAGCACATCCGCCATCAAGGTGGCTTACAGCCGCTCCGCGCAGTATATGCACCAGCTGAGCAACACGGCTTCCCCTACCCCGGTGGATATCTGGACGCCCGTGACCAACAACGTCAAACCGCAGCTGACCGACCAGGTGACCGCCGGTTATTTCTACAGCGCGCCCGACGGACAGTTCGAAATATCGGGAGAGGTGTTCTACAAAACCATGAAAGACCAGCTCGACTATATCGACAATGCCGACCTGGATTTGAATGAACTGATCGAGGCCGACCTCCTGGCCGCCAAAGGCCGCGCTTACGGCCTGGAGCTGTACGCCAAAAAAGACGTGGGCAAAACGACCGGCTGGGTGAGCTACACCCTCTCCCGCTCTGAGCGCCAGACGCCCGGCATCAGTCTCAACGAATGGTTCCTGAACCGTTACGACCGTACGCACAACGTGAACATCGTGGTGAGCCACGAATTCTCCAAACGCGCCAGCCTCGGCGCCAACTGGGTATTCGCTTCGGGCACGCCCGCCACGTTCGCAGACAGCCGCCTCGAATACCAGGGCTGGGACATTCCTTACAACACCACCGAAAAAAGGAACAACTACCGTCTCAAACCCTTCCACCGCCTCGACCTGTCGTTTACCTACAAAGGCAAACAGACGAAACGCTGGAAAGGTGAATGGGTATTCTCATTGTACAACGTATATGCCCGCAGAAACGCTTACACCGTGTATTTCAGGCAGAACCAGGATGACTCCAGCAAAAAAGAAGCCGTGCGCCTGTCGATCATCGGCTCCATCATCCCCGGTATCACTTACAATTTCAAATTCTAA
- a CDS encoding DUF4249 domain-containing protein, whose amino-acid sequence MKKILNIAIVLAAAAAFTACEDVIDLEVPKGKVLPVVDAWLTDEPGAQHIRITETVPYTSQAPAPVIGDAVVTLTDLTDGKVYPFTFANGQYTHDPGAGVRIGKLNHAYKLRVEIKSNVFEAIDTVKRVPEIDSITYEYKSKENDGAEEDGYLARFHGRDLAGATDYYWIRSFRNTRENKNRLVDMTAIDGSFAENVSDSSIFILPLSEGITRYDKPFQLDETVIVRLSSCTKASHEFIGQVNSQLSNGGLFAKILENVKSNIINTNNTGKERVLGWFGASSVRYKEKKIAR is encoded by the coding sequence ATGAAAAAGATACTCAACATAGCCATCGTACTTGCAGCAGCAGCGGCTTTCACCGCCTGTGAAGATGTCATCGACCTGGAGGTGCCGAAAGGGAAAGTACTGCCGGTGGTAGACGCCTGGCTTACCGACGAGCCCGGCGCCCAACACATCCGCATCACCGAAACCGTGCCTTACACCAGCCAGGCCCCTGCTCCCGTGATAGGCGATGCGGTGGTGACTCTCACCGACCTCACCGACGGCAAGGTATATCCTTTCACCTTCGCCAACGGCCAGTACACCCACGACCCCGGCGCCGGTGTGCGCATCGGGAAGCTGAACCATGCGTACAAACTGCGCGTGGAGATCAAATCCAATGTGTTTGAAGCCATCGATACGGTGAAGCGTGTGCCGGAAATTGATTCCATCACTTACGAATACAAGTCCAAAGAAAACGACGGCGCTGAAGAAGACGGTTACCTGGCCCGTTTCCATGGCCGCGACCTCGCCGGCGCCACCGATTACTACTGGATCCGCAGCTTCCGCAATACCCGCGAGAACAAAAACAGGCTGGTGGATATGACCGCCATCGACGGTTCTTTCGCCGAAAACGTGTCTGACAGTTCCATCTTCATCCTGCCGCTCAGCGAAGGCATCACGCGGTACGACAAACCTTTCCAGCTCGATGAAACGGTGATCGTGCGGCTGTCGTCCTGCACCAAGGCCAGCCATGAATTCATCGGGCAGGTGAACAGCCAGTTGTCGAACGGCGGCCTGTTCGCCAAGATTCTTGAGAACGTAAAAAGTAATATCATCAACACCAACAACACCGGCAAAGAGCGCGTGCTGGGTTGGTTCGGCGCATCTTCGGTGCGGTATAAGGAAAAAAAGATAGCGCGCTAA